In Bacillus sp. KH172YL63, one genomic interval encodes:
- a CDS encoding intercompartmental signaling factor BofC: MTMKVRIVFMVMLLIGAFYFTFFYSEEKQAADGNSLLELNETPAEVASAHTITVILERVYLDGEVSEEIVQETIWSMEDFWATYEQWQLIDMTEDQVVFQRQMDDISPLLKTNGYFGISERGVLSIFNGKPGQAEIIQSFFQIDVGKLESKRHEDLVKGIPIKSKQEYEEVLEQYKPYSVPK; encoded by the coding sequence ATGACGATGAAGGTTCGGATCGTGTTTATGGTGATGTTGTTAATTGGTGCATTTTACTTTACGTTCTTTTATTCTGAGGAGAAACAGGCTGCCGATGGGAATTCTTTGCTGGAGCTGAATGAAACACCTGCAGAGGTGGCTTCGGCCCACACGATTACGGTCATTCTGGAAAGGGTGTACCTTGATGGTGAAGTGAGTGAAGAAATCGTGCAGGAAACGATCTGGAGCATGGAAGATTTCTGGGCCACATACGAACAATGGCAGCTGATCGACATGACGGAAGATCAGGTTGTTTTCCAAAGACAGATGGATGATATCTCCCCTCTGCTGAAGACGAACGGGTATTTCGGGATTTCCGAAAGGGGTGTCCTCTCCATTTTCAACGGCAAGCCGGGGCAGGCCGAGATCATTCAATCTTTCTTTCAAATCGATGTCGGAAAGCTTGAAAGCAAACGGCATGAAGATTTGGTCAAAGGCATCCCCATCAAGTCAAAGCAGGAATATGAAGAGGTACTTGAACAATATAAGCCTTATTCTGTACCTAAATAA
- a CDS encoding YhcN/YlaJ family sporulation lipoprotein codes for MDKRLFMVPLTLVMTAGLTACNSGEEKAQDRYSDSYEPLGFYSNEGHGGDERDERDGPLTEMYDHSVGKEGQDIRKQKRKFLQVKDENGNPRNPSSPLAEYDENFLKQDARASHGDANYHGHLDDNTRKAKRSYYTAYEGDLAEKIGDVTGKVENVSDVRAVAYGSDVLIAIELDDHSKVDETKARVKKAVQPYLHGRTVSVVTDEGTFSRVRNIDNDLRDGGPRDGINFDLHDMFTTLKNRIKQ; via the coding sequence TTGGATAAACGATTATTCATGGTCCCATTGACTCTCGTCATGACAGCGGGTCTGACAGCATGCAATAGCGGTGAAGAAAAAGCGCAGGATCGATATTCAGACTCCTATGAACCGCTTGGCTTCTACTCAAACGAAGGCCATGGCGGTGATGAACGTGATGAGAGGGACGGACCTCTGACCGAAATGTATGATCATTCTGTCGGGAAAGAAGGCCAGGATATCCGGAAGCAGAAACGTAAATTCCTTCAAGTCAAGGATGAAAACGGAAATCCACGGAATCCATCAAGCCCCCTTGCAGAATATGATGAGAATTTCCTGAAGCAGGATGCCCGTGCGAGCCACGGAGATGCAAATTATCACGGGCACCTCGATGACAATACACGGAAAGCGAAAAGATCTTATTATACTGCCTATGAAGGGGATTTGGCTGAGAAGATCGGTGATGTGACCGGTAAGGTGGAAAATGTCAGCGACGTCCGTGCTGTCGCTTATGGGTCTGACGTCCTGATTGCGATCGAACTTGATGATCACAGCAAAGTGGACGAAACGAAGGCCAGAGTGAAAAAAGCCGTGCAGCCGTATCTTCACGGACGGACGGTTTCGGTCGTGACCGATGAAGGGACGTTCAGCAGGGTAAGAAACATCGATAATGACCTTCGTGACGGAGGGCCAAGGGACGGAATCAATTTCGACCTCCACGATATGTTTACCACCTTGAAGAACCGCATCAAACAATAG
- a CDS encoding phosphotransferase has product MHARGDDYSHRLLSFLQRKMNDPGATLKRIKDGKWVLKTHGTKWFVKRYPNQLKFLLQERLIGDLIQANFHHVLPFHPIHDREMLLFEGFPIGITTWLETSRPISYDHPKDRQDALNVLKKFHSVSKRIRHSWTEEVPQYKWLKKWKKRMIQFQYNLPYLQAFIQPYYLYTYLEWGRWSLKELKSINHPAFATCITHGDVAHHNFLRGKNGRVYMIDFDLMSRSTEMTDDLQYANRILPYVNWSLSELKQLDAFRKYENELLFYIGLMYPTDVFREWNRFIREDQYYKQRVWGYLMNITIRQFPERMQFNQELHGEVRRIINQLQGMNPNID; this is encoded by the coding sequence ATGCATGCACGAGGGGACGATTATTCACATCGTCTCCTTTCTTTTTTACAAAGAAAGATGAACGATCCCGGCGCAACCCTGAAACGGATAAAAGACGGGAAGTGGGTGCTGAAGACCCATGGCACGAAATGGTTTGTCAAACGGTATCCGAATCAATTGAAATTCCTGTTGCAGGAACGGCTGATCGGGGACTTGATTCAAGCGAATTTCCATCATGTCCTCCCGTTTCATCCGATCCATGACAGGGAGATGCTCTTATTCGAAGGGTTTCCGATCGGGATCACCACCTGGTTGGAAACGTCCCGGCCGATTTCATATGATCACCCGAAGGACCGGCAGGATGCATTGAACGTATTAAAGAAATTCCACTCCGTTTCCAAGCGGATCCGTCACTCATGGACAGAAGAAGTGCCTCAGTATAAATGGTTGAAAAAATGGAAAAAGCGCATGATTCAATTTCAATATAATCTTCCCTATCTGCAAGCGTTCATTCAGCCTTATTATTTGTACACGTATTTAGAATGGGGCAGATGGTCGTTAAAGGAATTAAAGTCAATCAATCATCCTGCGTTTGCCACATGCATCACCCATGGTGACGTGGCCCACCATAATTTTTTGCGTGGGAAAAATGGAAGGGTGTATATGATTGATTTCGATTTGATGTCCCGTTCTACAGAAATGACCGATGACCTGCAGTACGCCAACCGTATCCTGCCATATGTGAATTGGTCCCTCTCTGAACTCAAACAGCTGGACGCTTTCCGGAAGTATGAAAATGAGCTCCTGTTTTATATTGGATTAATGTATCCCACAGATGTATTCAGGGAATGGAATCGATTCATACGTGAAGATCAGTACTATAAGCAACGGGTATGGGGATATTTAATGAACATCACGATCCGGCAATTCCCGGAGAGAATGCAGTTCAATCAAGAGCTTCACGGGGAAGTGCGACGGATCATTAACCAATTGCAGGGGATGAATCCAAACATTGATTGA
- the safA gene encoding SafA/ExsA family spore coat assembly protein, with protein MKIHIVQKGDTLWKIAKKYGVNFEELKQMNAQLSNPDMIMPGMKIKVPTTGGSVKKETQINYGSKEMPKKEMPKAEHPFKEQKPMAMPVQETKKEKPKEAQKPFTPKMPQPVVPEIDINNYYMMNMANMQVQQPKQQMKPKPKSPPKPTNVLPKAKEQPKPKQEAVKGVQEEESLQMPSQGGNAQPMYNNPNNCVPVSPVMPGPGFCPPPGGMHPGAGYGMPMGPGGQVQGAQSMPGMQNMPMMQQMGYDDESSSVMPYMPQGQMPMQHPMQMPMHMQNPMQNPMQMPMQMPMQQPMGQPSGVMGASDEGQAPQMPPQMFPQHCYPVSPVMPGPGFQGGMPGMMGPGGQVQGASTEESPPMMNGYQMPMGQPSNVMGAQMPMGQPSNVMGASDPGDCGCGGPQGFGPMMPHPMMQQQMPQGMQQMPQGMQQQMPQGMQQMPQGMQQQMPQGMQQQPYGFGPGMMGQGMPGQMPGQGMQMGPQGMPMGPQGQGMQMGPQGMFGPRPFAMPNFNDDDFEG; from the coding sequence GTGAAAATCCATATTGTTCAAAAAGGAGATACTCTTTGGAAAATCGCCAAGAAGTACGGCGTGAATTTCGAAGAATTAAAACAGATGAACGCCCAGCTTTCAAACCCCGATATGATCATGCCGGGGATGAAAATCAAAGTGCCGACTACAGGCGGATCTGTGAAAAAAGAGACACAAATCAATTACGGATCCAAGGAGATGCCGAAGAAAGAGATGCCTAAAGCGGAGCATCCATTCAAAGAGCAGAAACCTATGGCCATGCCGGTGCAGGAAACGAAGAAAGAAAAGCCGAAAGAAGCCCAAAAGCCATTCACGCCAAAAATGCCCCAGCCAGTTGTCCCTGAAATCGATATCAACAATTACTACATGATGAATATGGCAAACATGCAGGTGCAGCAGCCGAAACAGCAAATGAAGCCGAAGCCGAAATCCCCGCCTAAACCGACCAATGTGCTCCCGAAAGCGAAAGAACAGCCAAAACCAAAGCAAGAAGCCGTAAAAGGTGTTCAAGAAGAAGAAAGCTTACAAATGCCATCACAAGGAGGAAACGCACAGCCTATGTACAATAACCCGAATAATTGCGTACCTGTTTCGCCTGTAATGCCAGGACCAGGCTTCTGCCCGCCTCCAGGGGGGATGCATCCAGGTGCCGGATATGGAATGCCGATGGGACCAGGCGGTCAGGTTCAAGGTGCTCAGTCCATGCCTGGCATGCAGAATATGCCAATGATGCAGCAGATGGGATATGACGATGAATCATCATCAGTCATGCCATACATGCCTCAAGGCCAGATGCCGATGCAGCATCCGATGCAAATGCCTATGCATATGCAGAATCCAATGCAGAATCCAATGCAAATGCCGATGCAAATGCCAATGCAACAACCGATGGGTCAGCCGTCCGGGGTGATGGGCGCTTCTGATGAAGGGCAAGCGCCTCAAATGCCGCCGCAAATGTTCCCGCAGCATTGTTATCCTGTTTCACCGGTCATGCCGGGACCAGGATTCCAAGGCGGAATGCCGGGGATGATGGGGCCGGGCGGTCAAGTCCAGGGAGCATCGACAGAAGAGTCGCCGCCGATGATGAACGGATACCAGATGCCGATGGGTCAGCCGTCCAATGTCATGGGAGCGCAAATGCCGATGGGTCAGCCGTCAAACGTGATGGGGGCAAGTGATCCAGGTGATTGTGGATGCGGCGGACCTCAAGGATTCGGTCCGATGATGCCTCATCCGATGATGCAGCAGCAGATGCCTCAAGGCATGCAGCAAATGCCTCAAGGAATGCAACAACAGATGCCCCAAGGAATGCAGCAAATGCCTCAAGGAATGCAACAACAGATGCCCCAAGGAATGCAGCAGCAGCCCTACGGCTTCGGACCGGGAATGATGGGTCAAGGAATGCCCGGACAAATGCCCGGCCAGGGAATGCAAATGGGGCCGCAAGGGATGCCGATGGGACCTCAAGGTCAGGGAATGCAGATGGGACCCCAGGGGATGTTCGGTCCAAGACCATTTGCAATGCCGAATTTCAACGATGACGACTTTGAAGGATAA
- the nadA gene encoding quinolinate synthase NadA, whose amino-acid sequence MGLLDELTKETGMLPQSITNLTTEQMEERVREIKDLLGKKLFIPGHHYQKDEVIQFADAVGDSLQLAQISARNKDAEYIVFCGVHFMAETADILTDGNQSVILPDMRAGCSMADMADIYQTEKAWEILMDIFGDTILPLTYVNSTAAIKSFVGKNGGATVTSSNAHRMVEWALGEKPRILFLPDQHLGRNTAADLGVALTEMAVWDPVMNELAFEGELGDIKVILWKGHCSVHENFTVKNIEDVRSKHPDMNIIVHPECRREVVEKSDMNGSTKYIIDTIEQSEAGSKWAIGTEMNLVKRLIDQHTDKEIVSLNPYMCPCLTMNRIDLPHLLWSLENIVEGNPRNIIKVDEKVSENAIFALERMLSRA is encoded by the coding sequence ATGGGGTTACTTGATGAATTAACGAAGGAAACGGGCATGTTGCCGCAAAGCATCACCAATCTTACAACCGAACAAATGGAGGAGAGGGTAAGGGAAATCAAAGACCTTTTGGGCAAGAAGCTGTTTATTCCAGGGCATCACTACCAAAAGGATGAAGTGATTCAATTCGCCGATGCCGTCGGTGATTCCCTTCAGCTTGCGCAAATTTCCGCCCGTAATAAAGACGCAGAATACATTGTGTTTTGCGGGGTTCATTTTATGGCTGAAACGGCTGATATCTTAACTGATGGAAATCAGTCGGTCATCCTCCCTGACATGAGGGCTGGCTGTTCCATGGCCGATATGGCAGATATTTATCAAACAGAAAAAGCCTGGGAAATCCTCATGGACATATTCGGTGACACGATCCTTCCGCTCACCTACGTGAATTCGACTGCGGCGATCAAAAGCTTCGTCGGAAAGAATGGTGGGGCGACGGTCACGTCTTCGAATGCCCACAGGATGGTAGAATGGGCGCTGGGTGAAAAGCCGCGCATCCTGTTCCTGCCCGATCAGCATCTGGGGCGCAATACAGCTGCCGACCTTGGTGTAGCCCTGACTGAAATGGCCGTTTGGGATCCGGTGATGAATGAGCTTGCTTTTGAAGGGGAACTGGGGGATATAAAGGTGATTCTGTGGAAAGGGCATTGTTCCGTGCATGAAAATTTCACAGTGAAAAATATTGAAGATGTGCGGAGTAAGCATCCTGACATGAATATCATCGTCCACCCGGAATGCCGCCGGGAAGTTGTAGAGAAATCCGATATGAATGGAAGCACGAAATACATCATCGACACGATTGAACAGTCCGAAGCCGGCTCGAAATGGGCGATCGGCACAGAAATGAATCTTGTGAAAAGATTGATCGATCAACACACTGATAAGGAGATCGTTTCCCTGAATCCTTATATGTGTCCTTGTTTGACAATGAATCGCATCGATTTGCCCCACCTCTTATGGTCCCTTGAAAATATTGTAGAAGGAAATCCGAGAAATATCATCAAGGTGGATGAAAAGGTATCGGAGAATGCCATTTTTGCTCTGGAGCGCATGTTATCACGGGCATGA
- the nadC gene encoding carboxylating nicotinate-nucleotide diphosphorylase — protein sequence MNKMKLKSMLEAFYLEDLGDGDLSSDTLFTDDEGSFSFYMKEEGIFCGKGVIETGFSLFHPDIHVQVFAEDGEWVERGQRIAAIKGPMGDLLQAERVVLNLIQRLSGIATETYRAVQEVNGTGVRICDTRKTTPGLRMLEKYAVRTGGGFNHRNGLYDGVMLKDNHISFAGSIAEAVKMVKAKVGHMVKVEVEIETKEQLIEAVESGADVIMFDNCSPEEIASWIPLVPSHIVTEASGGITRDRLAEYGATGVQYISLGYLTHSVKSLDISARVTIGKGV from the coding sequence ATGAACAAAATGAAACTGAAATCTATGCTTGAAGCGTTTTATCTTGAAGATCTCGGCGATGGGGACCTGTCGTCTGACACCTTGTTTACGGATGACGAAGGTTCTTTTTCCTTTTATATGAAAGAGGAAGGGATTTTTTGCGGAAAAGGAGTGATCGAAACAGGTTTCAGTCTCTTTCATCCTGACATCCACGTCCAGGTATTTGCAGAAGACGGGGAATGGGTCGAAAGAGGGCAGCGGATTGCCGCAATCAAGGGTCCGATGGGTGATCTCCTGCAGGCTGAACGGGTGGTACTGAATCTGATACAGCGCCTGAGCGGTATTGCGACTGAGACGTATCGGGCCGTCCAGGAGGTGAATGGCACCGGGGTGAGGATCTGTGATACGCGGAAAACGACACCGGGACTCAGGATGCTTGAGAAATATGCGGTTCGGACCGGTGGCGGGTTCAATCATCGGAATGGTCTTTACGACGGTGTCATGCTGAAGGACAATCATATTTCCTTCGCAGGATCCATCGCTGAAGCGGTGAAGATGGTGAAGGCGAAGGTCGGTCATATGGTGAAGGTGGAAGTGGAAATTGAAACGAAAGAGCAGTTGATTGAAGCGGTCGAAAGCGGGGCAGATGTCATTATGTTCGATAACTGCAGTCCTGAGGAGATTGCATCATGGATTCCGCTTGTCCCTTCCCATATCGTAACGGAAGCTTCCGGGGGAATCACGAGGGACCGTCTGGCTGAGTACGGGGCGACAGGGGTTCAGTATATTTCTCTCGGATACTTGACCCATTCAGTGAAATCATTAGACATCAGTGCAAGGGTCACAATTGGGAAAGGGGTATGA
- the nadB gene encoding L-aspartate oxidase — MEKTDIIIVGSGIAALQLARRLQDHYYVRIITKGSIHSGNSYLAQGGIAAPLGLNDTIRSHVENTLEAGRFHGDEDLIHKLIIDGKRMVEMLVEEGAPFDRDVDGQLSLGMEGAHSHNRILHGGGDQTGKYIMKHLLGTLSEEKVTFHEDEMVYELLKDERGRCCGLKSKDKRQTRMYHASHVVLATGGIGGLYPATSNHPAVTGDGMALAFLAGAELADMEFIQFHPTLLTVEGKTRGLISEAVRGEGALLLNDVGERIMEGVDPLMELAPRHIVAECIFRERERGRDVYLDISPIDDFERKFPSITRLCRKHGVPIEDGRIPVSPGCHFIMGGVVTDSVGRTSIPGLYAIGEVACSGVHGANRLASNSLLEGLVYGDRLGDHLIEKGISPTIGCALMPVQEKNALSIPYTEEEIKERMIRHAGIIRDEERLLSHLNWLKEQPLTFERPLDCDSREEIQRYFFWIVSLLVTESALRRTESRGGHIRADYPWEAEAWRKRKLIIQHNQGRLKVGYHEQNETEIYA, encoded by the coding sequence ATGGAAAAAACCGATATTATCATCGTAGGAAGTGGCATAGCAGCACTGCAATTGGCACGGCGGCTTCAGGATCATTATTATGTGAGGATTATCACAAAGGGAAGCATTCATAGTGGCAACTCGTATCTTGCACAAGGGGGGATCGCAGCGCCACTCGGGTTGAATGATACGATCAGATCACATGTGGAAAATACGTTGGAAGCAGGACGGTTCCACGGGGATGAAGATCTTATTCACAAACTCATTATAGATGGTAAAAGAATGGTAGAAATGCTGGTTGAAGAAGGTGCACCTTTTGACAGGGATGTTGATGGACAGCTTTCCCTCGGGATGGAAGGTGCCCACAGTCACAACCGGATCCTGCATGGAGGCGGGGATCAGACCGGAAAATATATCATGAAACACCTGCTTGGAACACTCTCTGAAGAAAAGGTCACGTTCCATGAAGATGAAATGGTGTATGAGCTCCTGAAAGATGAAAGGGGCCGTTGCTGCGGGCTGAAGTCGAAGGATAAGCGGCAAACCCGTATGTATCATGCTTCACACGTAGTCCTCGCAACAGGGGGGATCGGCGGGCTTTATCCGGCAACCTCCAATCATCCCGCGGTTACAGGGGATGGGATGGCCCTTGCGTTTCTTGCAGGGGCAGAGCTTGCGGATATGGAATTCATCCAATTTCATCCGACCCTGCTTACAGTGGAAGGAAAAACGCGCGGCCTGATTTCAGAGGCAGTGAGGGGTGAAGGTGCGCTGCTGTTGAATGATGTGGGTGAGAGGATCATGGAAGGCGTAGATCCCCTCATGGAGCTTGCTCCCCGTCACATTGTGGCCGAATGCATCTTCAGGGAAAGAGAAAGGGGAAGGGACGTGTATCTGGATATCAGTCCGATCGATGATTTCGAGAGGAAATTCCCTTCGATTACACGTCTCTGCAGAAAACATGGTGTCCCCATTGAAGACGGAAGAATCCCGGTTTCACCCGGATGTCATTTCATCATGGGGGGAGTCGTGACCGATTCTGTCGGACGCACGAGTATACCTGGGCTGTACGCGATTGGAGAGGTTGCCTGCAGCGGGGTTCATGGTGCAAACCGCTTGGCGAGCAATTCACTTCTGGAAGGATTGGTATATGGTGACAGGCTCGGGGATCATCTCATCGAGAAGGGAATCTCCCCGACCATTGGATGCGCACTCATGCCTGTACAGGAAAAAAATGCCCTTTCCATTCCGTATACAGAAGAAGAAATCAAAGAGAGAATGATTCGTCATGCGGGAATCATCCGGGATGAAGAAAGACTGTTGTCCCATTTGAACTGGCTTAAAGAACAGCCTTTGACTTTCGAAAGGCCGCTTGATTGTGACAGCCGGGAAGAAATTCAACGCTATTTCTTCTGGATTGTCAGCCTGCTTGTTACCGAGTCGGCACTTAGAAGGACAGAGAGCAGGGGAGGGCATATTCGTGCCGATTACCCGTGGGAAGCTGAAGCCTGGCGGAAACGAAAGCTGATTATACAACATAATCAAGGGAGATTGAAGGTGGGATATCATGAACAAAATGAAACTGAAATCTATGCTTGA
- a CDS encoding IscS subfamily cysteine desulfurase, with protein MNYFDYAATTPVNLDSLHVFRTVSEEFWGNPSSLHDTGGSALQLLTKCRETLADMLSVPSKGLYFTSGGTEGNHMALVTMALGRQKQGKHIIIGAGEHSSVHSSAAFLEKLGYSVSKIPLTSEGLIDLPLLEQAITDETTVISIGFVNGEIGTIQPLKRVKDVLGDRGILLHSDMVQAFGKIDISALTSVVDSFTLSSHKIYGPKGVGAVYIDPALALSPMIPGQSHEGGFRGGTVNLPGIAGFVAAASLQSEGPALSHYNKLRSYFLSRLNERIPRSFTLYEGPEDAQLPHVVGLGLHGIEGQWLMLECNRRGIAISTGSACGYGSMAKTMTAMAVSRQAGKEFIRISFGKDTDENQIDTLVSALSAIHTEHAAALT; from the coding sequence ATGAACTATTTCGATTACGCCGCTACCACCCCTGTAAACCTGGATAGTCTGCACGTTTTCCGCACTGTCAGTGAAGAATTCTGGGGAAACCCGAGCAGCCTTCACGATACTGGCGGGTCAGCGCTGCAGCTGCTGACAAAATGCCGGGAAACATTGGCAGACATGCTCTCTGTTCCATCAAAAGGCCTTTACTTCACCTCAGGCGGAACAGAAGGAAACCATATGGCTCTCGTCACCATGGCACTTGGCAGACAGAAACAAGGCAAGCACATCATCATAGGGGCAGGGGAGCATTCATCCGTCCATTCCTCTGCCGCCTTTCTTGAAAAATTGGGTTACTCCGTCTCTAAGATCCCCTTAACTTCCGAGGGATTGATCGATCTGCCCCTGCTGGAACAAGCGATTACAGACGAAACGACTGTTATCAGTATCGGATTTGTCAACGGGGAAATCGGGACGATCCAGCCTCTCAAGCGTGTGAAGGATGTGCTGGGAGACCGGGGGATTCTCCTCCACAGTGACATGGTGCAGGCATTTGGCAAGATCGACATCTCAGCACTCACCTCCGTCGTAGACAGCTTCACCCTCTCTTCCCATAAAATCTATGGACCAAAAGGGGTTGGCGCCGTGTACATCGATCCGGCCCTTGCCCTGTCACCGATGATTCCGGGACAGAGTCATGAAGGCGGATTCAGAGGCGGAACCGTGAATCTGCCTGGAATCGCAGGATTTGTTGCGGCTGCGAGCCTTCAATCAGAAGGTCCGGCACTCTCGCATTACAATAAGCTGCGGTCTTATTTCCTTTCCCGGCTGAATGAGAGGATTCCCCGTTCCTTCACACTGTATGAAGGCCCGGAAGATGCACAGCTTCCCCACGTGGTCGGACTCGGACTCCACGGCATCGAGGGGCAGTGGCTTATGCTCGAATGCAACCGCAGGGGGATCGCCATCTCCACCGGCAGCGCGTGCGGTTACGGAAGCATGGCGAAAACCATGACCGCCATGGCCGTGAGCAGGCAGGCTGGTAAAGAATTCATCAGGATCTCATTCGGGAAGGACACCGATGAAAATCAAATCGACACCCTGGTGTCCGCATTATCTGCCATACACACAGAACACGCTGCTGCCTTAACTTAA
- a CDS encoding transcription repressor NadR: protein MTGKKILGDERRQWILDKLMTKPAPITGGELAKQTNVSRQVIVSDITLLKAKGEPIIATSQGYLYMPASNQETMIERTVACHHPPERSQEELNLLVDHGVTVKDVKIEHGVYGDLTASIMVSNRKEVEQFMKRIEETGASFLSELTDGVHLHTLMAPTEQALETAEKALQDAGFLIQTHS, encoded by the coding sequence TTGACAGGAAAGAAAATCCTCGGGGATGAAAGAAGACAGTGGATCCTCGATAAATTAATGACAAAACCAGCCCCTATAACAGGCGGCGAACTGGCGAAGCAGACCAACGTCAGCAGGCAGGTGATCGTCAGCGACATCACCCTCCTCAAAGCAAAAGGAGAGCCGATCATCGCAACGAGCCAGGGCTATCTCTACATGCCTGCTTCCAATCAGGAAACCATGATCGAACGGACGGTTGCATGTCACCACCCGCCTGAGAGATCTCAGGAAGAACTCAACTTACTCGTCGACCACGGCGTCACCGTCAAAGATGTAAAAATCGAACACGGCGTATACGGAGACCTGACCGCTTCCATCATGGTCTCAAACCGCAAAGAAGTCGAGCAGTTCATGAAAAGGATCGAAGAAACAGGCGCTTCCTTCCTCTCAGAATTGACCGACGGCGTCCATCTCCACACGCTGATGGCACCAACTGAACAAGCGTTGGAAACAGCCGAAAAAGCCCTTCAGGATGCAGGTTTTTTAATTCAAACCCATAGCTGA
- the pheA gene encoding prephenate dehydratase: protein MKIAYLGPRASFTDLAVQKAFPEEETVSYVTIPDCIEAVIEDEVDYAVVPLENALEGSVHITVDYLFHEANLSIVAELTSPIQQHLMVHPDWNGENGQILKILSHSHALAQCHKFLHRHYKGVPLEQTTSTAAAAKFVSEHPDTFLGAIGNELAAKKYGLTIRHENIHDFAYNHTKFIVLHKNAETLSLSQKQSTEKTTLMVTLPKDRSGALHQVLSTFAWRQLNLSKIESRPLKTGLGDYFFLIDVAHGMDDVLLPGAISEMEALGCKVKMIGTYRSYLLGE from the coding sequence GTGAAAATAGCATATTTAGGACCACGGGCTTCCTTTACGGATCTTGCTGTCCAGAAGGCCTTTCCAGAAGAAGAGACCGTATCATATGTCACGATCCCCGACTGTATCGAAGCGGTGATCGAGGACGAAGTGGACTATGCCGTGGTACCCCTTGAGAATGCCCTGGAAGGCTCTGTTCACATCACGGTCGATTATCTGTTCCATGAGGCGAATCTATCGATTGTGGCTGAGCTCACGTCGCCCATCCAGCAGCATCTCATGGTACATCCAGACTGGAATGGAGAAAACGGGCAGATTCTGAAGATCCTGTCCCATTCCCATGCACTTGCACAGTGTCATAAGTTTTTACATCGTCACTATAAAGGTGTACCTCTGGAACAAACGACGAGTACAGCTGCCGCCGCTAAATTCGTGAGTGAACATCCGGACACGTTCCTTGGTGCGATCGGAAACGAGCTTGCAGCGAAGAAATACGGATTAACGATCCGCCATGAGAACATCCATGATTTTGCCTATAATCATACAAAGTTCATCGTGCTTCACAAAAACGCAGAAACCCTGTCGCTTTCTCAAAAGCAGTCCACAGAGAAGACAACCTTGATGGTCACGCTCCCGAAAGACCGCTCCGGGGCGCTGCATCAAGTTCTTTCCACTTTCGCCTGGAGACAGCTGAACTTGAGTAAAATCGAATCCAGGCCGTTAAAGACAGGCCTCGGAGATTATTTCTTCTTGATTGATGTGGCACACGGCATGGATGACGTCCTCCTGCCGGGCGCGATCAGTGAAATGGAAGCCCTCGGATGCAAGGTGAAGATGATCGGGACGTACCGGTCTTATCTTTTGGGGGAGTGA